CATTACAATATTCTAATACTTTTACTTCTGCTGATAGTCCAATAACAGTTCCTGTTAGTGGCAAAGGAAATGTTATTATAGAAGTTGATATAAATGGCAGTATATATAAGACAATGGGGGCGAAATTTTAGTGAGGTTAACTGGCAGAATTATAAGAGGCATTGGAGGGTTTTATTATGTATATACCGAGCATGGCATTATAGAATGCCGTGCTCGTGGTAAATTCAGAATATCAAACATCGTACCAATAGTAGGGGATAATGTTGATATTGAAACAGAAAATTTAAAAGATGGTTTCATAATAAATATACATAACAGAAAAAATGAATTAGTAAGACCGCCAGTATCTAATGTTGATCAAGCAATAATAACTTTTTCTATTGTAAATCCTGTTTTAAATAGACTACAGCTTGATAAAATGATTATATTAACTGAATTAAATGAAATACACCCTGTAATATGTATAAATAAGATTGATTTAGTGACTGAAGATGTTTTTCTACCATTGTATAATTTATATAAAAATTTAGGCTATGACGTTATTGCTACTTCAAAGTTTGATAATAGTGGTATTGATAAGTTAAAGGCAAT
The nucleotide sequence above comes from Thermoanaerobacterium sp. CMT5567-10. Encoded proteins:
- the rsgA gene encoding ribosome small subunit-dependent GTPase A; its protein translation is MRLTGRIIRGIGGFYYVYTEHGIIECRARGKFRISNIVPIVGDNVDIETENLKDGFIINIHNRKNELVRPPVSNVDQAIITFSIVNPVLNRLQLDKMIILTELNEIHPVICINKIDLVTEDVFLPLYNLYKNLGYDVIATSKFDNSGIDKLKAMLIGKTSFFTGPSGVGKSSLINCIHGTNKQEIGDLSEKLLRGKHTTRSVELIPFENGYVLDTPGFTSLNLDLDEAELKYYFRDFKEYETNCRFKSCLHINEPDCGVKIAVSNGLIDKIRYSNYLNLYNELKSNKRRRY